From Xiphophorus couchianus chromosome 23, X_couchianus-1.0, whole genome shotgun sequence, one genomic window encodes:
- the gabrp gene encoding gamma-aminobutyric acid receptor subunit pi, giving the protein MTVQLNELLLICLTVTQGGCMFPNNHWGEWNGSQLQPTIQRLMKGYNRYLRPNFNEGPVEIGMSLDIASIDAISEINMDYTATIFLRQRWRDSRLVFPGNESVSVDGRLVSLLWIPDTFIPDSKRSFLHDVTVENRLIRIFSNGTVLYALRITATIACNMDLTKYPMDKQVCTLQLESWGYNIQDVVFYWTRGNDSVKGLDTLRLAQYSVESYYTSVTEAVYETGHYPKLVLHFSLRRNVLFFILETYVPSILLVVLSWVSFWISQSSVPARTCIGVTTVLTMTTLMMGARTSLPNANCFIKAIDVYLGICFTFIFGALLEYACAHFYTMQHQTIEDLHRELLREFAESNGNGLVPIVNSSQPNRSAEVGTTAEEPAEEPAKSDTKNPAASTEKAQSQGCGLSSVKDASRRAAAVFIVENPHNIDRHARTAFPTAFLFVNILYWLYYLFL; this is encoded by the exons ATGACTGTCCAGCTGAATGAGCTTCTCCTCATCTGCCTTACCGTCACACAGGG TGGTTGCATGTTCCCTAACAACCACTGGGGTGAATGGAATGGCTCTCAGCTTCAGCCCACCATTCAGAGACTCATGAAGGGATACAACCGCTACCTAAGGCCTAATTTCAACG AAGGTCCTGTGGAGATTGGAATGAGTCTGGATATCGCCAGCATTGATGCCATCTCTGAAATAAATATG GACTACACAGCCACCATCTTTCTCCGTCAGCGGTGGCGCGACTCCAGGCTGGTGTTTCCCGGGAACGAGAGCGTGAGCGTGGATGGGCGGCTGGTGTCGTTGCTCTGGATCCCGGACACCTTCATCCCGGACTCAAAGCGCTCCTTCCTTCACGACGTGACGGTGGAGAACCGCCTCATCCGCATCTTCAGCAACGGCACTGTTCTTTACGCACTCCG CATCACGGCTACAATTGCCTGCAACATGGACCTGACCAAATACCCCATGGACAAACAGGTGTGCACCCTGCAGCTGGAGAGCT GGGGCTACAACATACAGGACGTGGTGTTCTACTGGACAAGAGGGAACGATTCTGTGAAGGGTTTGGACACCTTGCGGCTGGCTCAGTACAGCGTGGAGAGCTACTACACCTCGGTGACGGAGGCTGTGTACGAAACAG GTCATTACCCCAAGCTGGTGCTGCATTTTTCCCTGCGCAGAAATGTCTTGTTCTTTATCTTGGAGACGTATGTCCCCTCCATTCTGCTTGTGGTTCTCTCCTGGGTCTCTTTCTGGATCAGCCAATCATCTGTGCCAGCCCGAACGTGCATCG GAGTGACCACCGTCCTGACCATGACCACTCTCATGATGGGGGCCCGCACATCCCTGCCAAATGCTAACTGCTTCATAAAGGCCATAGATGTTTACTTGGGCATCTGCTTCACCTTCATCTTCGGTGCCCTGTTGGAATATGCCTGTGCTCATTTTTACACAATGCAGCATCAAACCATCGAGGATCTACACAGA GAGCTTTTGAGGGAGTTTGCCGAGTCCAATGGAAACGGCCTGGTGCCAATCGTCAACTCCAGCCAACCGAACCGGTCCGCAGAGGTGGGCACCACTGCAGAGGAGCCGGCTGAGGAGCCAGCGAAGAGCGACACCAAGAACCCCGCGGCTTCCACGGAAAAAGCGCAGAGTCAGGGCTGCGGCTTGTCGTCTGTGAAAGACGCCTCACGCAGAGCAGCCGCTGTCTTCATTGTGGAAAATCCACACAACATCGATCGCCACGCCCGTACCGCTTTCCCCACAGCGTTCCTCTTTGTCAATATCCTGTATTGGCTCTATTATCTCTTTCTCTGA